In the Brassica napus cultivar Da-Ae chromosome A7, Da-Ae, whole genome shotgun sequence genome, one interval contains:
- the LOC106454243 gene encoding protein Iojap-related, mitochondrial — protein MLAALRSRCSSLPSLLKSPPSPSLPDQSWKLLGLSASNPPSFSSSSAGAARDISEVLSVAEVEKILSDVKADNVIVIPTENQSCWADVTIIATGRSDWHLKNIAQALVYRAKQKQRGEKHVMLPCVQGYDTKWIVIDYGKFVVHALDEKARVYFNLESLWTGEPASANDNSDKDLQNAFVKVRPINNSKKKKPVQVSS, from the exons ATGTTGGCGGCTCTCCGATCTCGCTGCTCTTCACTCCCCTCCCTCCTCAAATCACCACCGTCACCGTCGCTTCCAGATCAGTCATGGAAGCTACTAGGTCTTTCCGCTTCGAATCCTccctccttctcttcttcttccgccGGCGCCGCCCGTGATATCTCAGAGGTCCTCTCCGTCGCCGAAGTGGAGAAGATACTCTCCGACGTGAAAGCAGACAACGTGATTGTGATTCCAACGGAGAACCAGTCTTGCTGGGCCGATGTCACGATCATCGCCACCGGAAGATCCGATTGGCACTTGAAGAACATCGCTCAGGCCCTCGTCTACAGG GCTAAGCAGAAGCAGAGAGGAGAGAAACATGTGATGCTTCCTTGTGTACAAGGTTACGACACCAAGTGGATTGTCATTGACTACG GGAAGTTTGTAGTACATGCGCTTGATGAGAAGGCCAGGGTTTACTTCAATTTGGAGAGTCTTTGGACTGGTGAACCGGCGTCAGCTAATGATAATTCAGACAAG GATTTGCAAAACGCTTTTGTAAAGGTCCGACCAATTAACAACTCCAAAAAGAAGAAACCGGTTCAAGTGAGTTCTTGA
- the LOC106365314 gene encoding putative F-box protein At1g67623 — MRSSSLHAASCLFKNSNKIRVSLDSLPDDLLVEISSRTAASSLSAVRNLRLVSKTFNRTCDEKYVISRLSLHELTLLTWYHYQDPELERKVRTEHERKIFNKKKELERKARTERLSNFYKRCRRNGNPEALYRKGIINYFRRNQKHKGLKLLSQAAKKGNKEATYVYGLILICGGGRDIYEEGPVLHGGETKQEGFKILSSLIKPLMSKTLEELVDMRDKIGGSIRWLGTPVMKELKRAYVPDKCGCDGRTSEFLSYNCAWHRYGEDNDMNTSSACEICLWDHEVKMFFNE; from the exons ATGAGGTCCTCCTCTTTGCATGCTGCGTCTTGCTTATTCAAGAACTCTAACAAAATAAGAGTTTCTCTCGATTCCTTGCCTGATGATCTTCTTGTGGAGATTTCTTCACGTACCGCTGCTTCTTCCTTGTCAGCGGTTCGTAATCTCAGATTAGTTTCCAAAACGTTTAATAGAACATGCGATGAAAAATACGTAATCTCTCGACTTTCCCTCCACGAACTCACCCTTCTGACTTGGTATCATTATCAAGACCCTGAACTTGAAAGGAAGGTAAGGACCGAACATGAAAGGaagatatttaacaaaaaaaaagaacttgaaaGGAAGGCAAGGACCGAAAGATTATCTAACTTCTACAAGAGATGTCGAAGGAACGGGAATCCTGAAGCCTTGTATCGCAAAGGAATCATCAACTACTTTCGGAGAAACCAGAAACACAAAGGACTCAAACTTTTGTCTCAAGCTGcgaaaaaaggaaacaaagaagCAACCTATGTTTATGGACTGATCCTAATCTGTGGTGGAGGCAGAGACATCTACGAGGAGG GACCAGTTTTGCATGGAGGCGAAACAAAACAAGAGGGTTTCAAGATCTTGTCTTCTTTAATAAAACCGTTAATGTCGAAAACGTTGGAGGAGCTGGTGGATATGAGGGACAAGATTGGAGGCAGCATTCGGTGGCTTGGCACACCGGTGATGAAAGAGCTCAAAAGAGCGTACGTTCCAGACAAGTGCGGGTGTGATGGTCGAACTAGTGAATTCTTATCATATAATTGTGCTTGGCATCGATACGGCGAGGATAACGACATGAATACTTCTTCTGCATGTGAGATCTGTCTGTGGGATCATGAagttaaaatgttttttaatgaGTGA
- the LOC106365324 gene encoding putative F-box protein At4g11580, translating into METPNSLEKISRWENMEKNILAKIFGMLNVVDIIKGISRVCVSWFLASHNKSLWKTIDLSNLKSIISKFSAKADHLSNDEEHQYELRNILAEITKFNSSVTTNLVFDNCYYIQDEELAIIAQRMPNVKKLSLPLYRNLNKNSLMFTFSQWKNLKTLVITQPGLPIRNANFRAIGENCKNLTSLKLIRLLDNDLAYQIVSYFSNLESLSFRGAALYIDALLSLVTDHQNLRNLNLSHCLYIDCKGFANVYYNNYIKASGLETENIVQTATQKLDTFIVCSNHCETCNELRGRMRGRWDFHCNYCMLSNDQWKTDEIKELEF; encoded by the exons ATGGAAACACCAAATAGCTTAGAAAAAATCTCAAGGTGGGAAAATATGGAGAAAAACATATTAGCCAAGATATTTGGGATGCTCAACGTTGTTGATATAATCAAGGGGATATCTCGCGTCTGTGTCTCTTGGTTCCTTGCTTCTCACAACAAATCTTTATGGAAGACTATAGACTTAAGTAATCTCAAgtcaattatttcaaaattttctgcTAAGGCAGACCATCTGTCTAATGACGAAGAACACCAATATGAGCTCAGAAATATATTGGCTGAGATAACTAAATTTAACAGCTCAGTCACGACAAATCTAGTTTTTGATAACTGTTACTATATACAAGACGAGGAACTCGCGATCATTGCTCAAAG GATGCCAAACGTAAAAAAATTGTCACTGCCGCTCTATCGTAATCTCAATAAGAATTCACTAATGTTTACATTCAGCCAGTGGAAGAATCTCAAAACGTTAGTCATTACTCAACCTGGTTTACCCATTAGAAATGCTAACTTTCGCGCCATTGGAGAGAACTGCAAGAACCTCACCAGCCTAAAGCTTATCCGGCTTTTAGACAATGACTTAGCCTATCAAATTGTGAGTTACTTCTCAAACCTGGAGAGTTTAAGCTTCCGAGGTGCAGCTTTATACATAGATGCACTATTGTCGCTTGTCACTGATCACCAAAACCTCAGGAACCTAAATCTTTCACATTGCTTATACATAGATTGTAAAGGATTTGCTAATGTATACTACAATAACTACATAAAGGCGTCAGGTTTAGAGACCGAAAATATCGTACAAACTGCCACTCAAAAGCTTGACACATTTATCGTGTGTTCAAATCATTGCGAGACATGCAACGAGTTGCGGGGACGTATGCGAGGTCGTTGGGATTTTCACTGCAACTACTGTATGTTGTCCAATGACCAATGGAAAACTGATGAGATAAAGgaacttgaattttaa